A part of Hydrogenobacter sp. T-8 genomic DNA contains:
- a CDS encoding AAA family ATPase — MSEIIAPNEQPVNANVNGKHPNLPDPASKLIVNKDALLTFIENLVEERGGKVYHEKGWAIMRCPFHDDNHPSLAVNLENGRFHCKACGETGTVIKLVEGIHGIERAEAVNILKRLGVLKQAKPQQEAVYYYYHHTENAELAYRKKKLRHADGSKSFVYEHYDYDKEVWVAGKPKDCPPLLYNYHDAIIKARKENLPVFFVEGEKDVETLKALGFLATTSGGANDWSTELAGEFAGLEVILIPDNDQAGKSWLIKVGSDLLNFARTVKWIDLSEEAKKLGLELKKGADITDFLEALGCYPVDEQKCLQVLAELELKPFDLENIKAQHEIEELKGFDLFLSMEDLQDQSLEFLFEGFLPFGYLTVLTGEAGAGKTFLAYGLVKTAIKRGIKVVYLDADNSLPYIKQNLEDFGLTQELRERLFILSRQRADLSISKDNPHWKAVKRLLKNVGRCLVVVDTLGAFTRGYDPNSDKDMREVMSELKEIRDMGHAVLVLHHTQKYASVDDKLPAELKYRGSGVVKADADGLFYVQREGNVYLLQAGKLRFMGSPVIKITLLEGGAKVETQTPESKEETEAKKLLDLIEAGREYTQKEIVEEGKIRLGYGKDKVLKLLRLLQDKGLIRVQKSNKSTGKGYVYVKADAQTQEEDDGISL; from the coding sequence ATGAGTGAAATTATAGCTCCAAACGAACAACCTGTCAATGCTAATGTCAATGGCAAGCACCCCAACCTACCAGACCCAGCAAGTAAGCTAATAGTCAACAAGGATGCCCTGCTGACTTTTATTGAGAACCTCGTAGAAGAAAGAGGCGGTAAAGTCTACCATGAAAAGGGCTGGGCTATAATGCGGTGTCCTTTCCATGATGACAACCATCCAAGCCTTGCTGTTAACCTTGAGAACGGTAGGTTTCACTGCAAAGCCTGTGGAGAAACTGGCACGGTAATAAAGCTTGTAGAAGGTATTCATGGAATAGAGCGAGCGGAAGCGGTAAACATACTCAAGAGGCTTGGAGTTTTAAAACAAGCCAAGCCACAACAGGAGGCTGTTTATTACTACTATCACCACACGGAGAATGCGGAGTTAGCCTACAGGAAAAAGAAGCTCAGGCATGCAGATGGCAGTAAGAGCTTTGTTTACGAGCATTATGACTATGACAAAGAGGTATGGGTAGCAGGAAAGCCAAAAGATTGTCCACCTTTGCTCTATAACTACCATGATGCTATCATCAAAGCAAGAAAGGAAAACTTGCCAGTTTTCTTTGTAGAAGGTGAAAAAGATGTAGAAACTTTAAAGGCTCTTGGATTTCTTGCTACAACCTCAGGAGGGGCTAACGATTGGTCTACGGAGCTGGCAGGGGAGTTTGCTGGGCTGGAGGTGATTTTAATTCCAGACAACGACCAAGCTGGTAAAAGCTGGCTTATAAAAGTAGGCTCTGACCTTTTGAACTTTGCCAGAACGGTAAAGTGGATAGACCTTTCTGAAGAGGCTAAGAAACTTGGCTTAGAACTGAAAAAGGGAGCGGATATCACAGATTTCCTTGAAGCTCTGGGGTGCTACCCAGTGGACGAGCAAAAGTGCCTACAAGTCTTGGCAGAGCTGGAACTTAAACCTTTTGACCTTGAAAATATAAAAGCACAACATGAGATAGAGGAGCTGAAGGGCTTTGACTTATTTTTAAGTATGGAAGACCTGCAAGACCAGAGCCTTGAGTTCCTGTTTGAAGGCTTTTTACCTTTCGGATATTTAACAGTCTTGACCGGTGAGGCGGGGGCAGGAAAAACCTTCTTAGCCTACGGGCTTGTTAAAACTGCTATTAAAAGAGGCATTAAAGTGGTTTATCTTGATGCGGACAACTCCTTACCCTACATAAAGCAAAACCTTGAGGACTTTGGCTTAACGCAGGAACTCAGAGAAAGGCTTTTCATTCTCTCAAGGCAACGAGCGGACTTAAGCATAAGTAAGGATAACCCACACTGGAAGGCGGTCAAAAGGCTTCTCAAGAATGTAGGGCGGTGTTTAGTCGTAGTAGACACGCTGGGAGCTTTTACACGAGGCTATGACCCTAACTCTGATAAAGACATGAGAGAGGTCATGAGCGAGCTAAAGGAAATAAGAGACATGGGGCATGCAGTGCTGGTGCTACACCATACCCAGAAGTATGCTTCTGTAGATGACAAGCTACCAGCCGAACTGAAATACAGAGGCTCTGGTGTTGTTAAGGCGGATGCGGATGGGCTTTTCTATGTGCAAAGGGAAGGTAATGTTTACCTACTGCAGGCAGGTAAGCTGAGATTTATGGGCTCTCCGGTTATCAAGATAACTCTACTGGAAGGCGGGGCTAAAGTAGAAACCCAGACACCAGAAAGCAAAGAGGAAACAGAAGCCAAAAAACTACTGGACTTAATAGAAGCTGGTCGGGAATATACACAAAAGGAAATTGTGGAAGAGGGCAAAATAAGACTTGGCTACGGCAAGGACAAGGTGTTAAAACTCTTGAGACTACTTCAAGACAAGGGACTTATAAGAGTGCAAAAGTCCAACAAGTCAACGGGTAAGGGATATGTCTATGTGAAAGCGGACGCACAGACACAGGAGGAGGATGATGGCATTAGCTTGTGA
- a CDS encoding LacI family DNA-binding transcriptional regulator: MKDKPIRVLPQVRTSLLLKIENSLELLLKTSEELLQELELKQEENPQIKLTLKTRPRWFYQEYAEHQPIFSQSEISKVEEQVRYEFDGLDLDIALEIISGLNHKGFFLGDIGEIAKHYGVSPEYVEEIREFIMKEIEPLGVASKNLEEFILVQLEELYPKEEELHREVLRVLKGKSRDLRAREVLSKLKLSPFEGTQVAYKGGSVDVVFEYDGSQWYVFLMEDFWDVEAVGSLKPITFILEMRRRVMRVVGDLILERQAGFMLGKEPLKSLTLSEVAQRAEVSLSTVSRIVSRKYAKTPIGVFPLRSFFLRETKEGYSKEEIMKAIKEILQSEKGRLSDQEISKLLKDKGIHIARRTVNKYRRMLEGRS; encoded by the coding sequence TTGAAAGATAAGCCCATAAGGGTTTTGCCACAGGTAAGGACAAGCCTGCTATTGAAAATAGAAAACAGCCTTGAACTGCTTTTGAAGACCTCAGAAGAGCTTCTGCAAGAGCTTGAACTAAAACAAGAAGAAAACCCTCAAATAAAGCTAACACTAAAGACAAGACCAAGATGGTTTTATCAGGAATACGCAGAGCATCAGCCTATCTTTTCACAAAGTGAAATAAGTAAGGTTGAAGAGCAGGTAAGATATGAGTTTGATGGTCTTGACCTTGACATAGCCCTTGAGATAATATCTGGACTTAACCACAAGGGATTTTTCCTCGGAGACATAGGAGAAATAGCTAAACATTACGGAGTTAGCCCTGAGTATGTGGAGGAGATAAGAGAGTTTATAATGAAAGAGATTGAACCTTTGGGTGTTGCCAGTAAAAACCTTGAGGAGTTTATACTTGTCCAACTTGAAGAGCTATACCCCAAGGAGGAAGAGCTTCATAGAGAAGTCCTAAGGGTGCTAAAGGGCAAAAGTAGAGACCTAAGGGCAAGAGAAGTCTTGTCAAAGCTAAAACTTAGTCCTTTTGAGGGCACTCAAGTGGCGTATAAAGGCGGTAGCGTGGATGTGGTCTTTGAATACGATGGAAGTCAGTGGTATGTTTTTCTTATGGAAGACTTCTGGGATGTGGAGGCGGTAGGGAGTCTAAAGCCTATAACTTTTATATTGGAAATGAGAAGGAGGGTTATGCGTGTGGTTGGAGACCTAATTTTGGAAAGACAGGCAGGCTTTATGCTTGGGAAAGAGCCTCTAAAGAGCTTAACTCTTAGTGAAGTAGCCCAAAGGGCAGAGGTTAGCCTCTCAACGGTAAGCAGGATAGTTAGCAGAAAGTATGCAAAAACCCCCATAGGAGTGTTCCCTCTTAGGTCCTTTTTCCTAAGGGAGACAAAGGAAGGCTATAGCAAAGAAGAGATAATGAAAGCCATAAAGGAGATACTTCAATCTGAAAAGGGCAGGCTTTCTGACCAAGAGATTTCAAAGCTACTAAAAGATAAAGGCATACACATAGCAAGAAGGACTGTAAACAAATACAGAAGAATGCTTGAGGGCAGGTCATGA
- a CDS encoding phBC6A51 family helix-turn-helix protein, translating into MVIVEDLPPVLQRVYRAMVEHAFTLSLKQACEIAGVNYNTAKSEIHALRVKGINFYKLITEEAKERLFNEATPLIYQKLIEKAQRGNLKAIELFLRATGDLRSKWEVDGTMKMQVSTNKELIQALQEAKQRLENLRR; encoded by the coding sequence ATGGTTATAGTGGAAGACCTGCCACCAGTTTTGCAAAGGGTTTATAGGGCAATGGTAGAACATGCCTTTACTCTATCACTGAAACAAGCCTGTGAGATTGCGGGGGTCAATTACAACACAGCTAAATCTGAAATCCACGCATTAAGGGTCAAAGGCATAAACTTTTACAAGCTAATAACAGAGGAAGCCAAAGAAAGGCTATTTAACGAAGCAACTCCTCTCATCTATCAAAAGCTAATAGAGAAAGCACAGCGAGGAAACTTAAAAGCAATAGAGCTATTCCTGAGGGCGACAGGAGATTTAAGAAGTAAGTGGGAAGTAGATGGAACGATGAAAATGCAGGTTTCAACAAACAAGGAGCTTATCCAAGCACTTCAAGAAGCCAAGCAAAGACTTGAAAACCTAAGGAGGTAA
- a CDS encoding ribbon-helix-helix domain-containing protein has protein sequence MPRIKGAKRLSSLLRIARIELRVPEDLKEWLTQKAEKEGKSLSLLITEILETARQKDEEGKQ, from the coding sequence ATGCCAAGGATAAAAGGAGCTAAAAGGTTAAGCAGTCTGTTGAGAATTGCAAGGATAGAGTTAAGAGTGCCAGAGGACTTAAAGGAATGGCTTACGCAGAAAGCAGAGAAAGAAGGCAAGTCCCTATCTCTGTTAATCACAGAAATCCTTGAGACCGCCCGCCAGAAGGATGAGGAAGGAAAACAATGA
- a CDS encoding helix-turn-helix domain-containing protein codes for MTKEFYSVQELASLLGKSPGAVRQLIYRGHLPARRLGRTLYVSREDLEKALKPVGGKERREEGGLATQEKKEASHE; via the coding sequence ATGACGAAAGAATTTTATTCAGTCCAAGAACTTGCGAGCCTTCTGGGGAAAAGCCCAGGAGCAGTGCGTCAGTTAATTTACAGAGGGCATCTTCCTGCTCGTAGGTTAGGCAGGACGCTTTATGTTTCCAGAGAAGACCTTGAAAAAGCCCTCAAGCCCGTAGGAGGAAAAGAAAGAAGGGAAGAAGGAGGTTTAGCCACGCAAGAGAAAAAGGAGGCAAGCCATGAGTGA
- a CDS encoding M24 family metallopeptidase — MKRIEKVQELLKKHKLDAFVFSSQANVFYLSGFRSSHAYVVITRDSYHLLTDGRYYEKARSTLKDWDVVLIKENAIRVIKNFLKRLKVSKVGYEEDRVSCEFRKALKGSFIWKGVSGILKEMRAIKDEEELRVMKEGVKISDKIYERLLHELREGMTELEVRSWLVGEFFKAGASGESFPAIVASGRGSAIPHYETSQKTIKHGEPILIDMGLLWKGYCTDFTRTIFLGKADSEFKKVYTVVRDAHLLALEKIKVGRTLGEIDKTAREHIRKKGFGKFFNHSLGHGVGVEIHEYPRVYYKGKDKDVKIEEGMVFTVEPGIYLPGKFGVRLENIVVVKGGYAEPLSEIPLDLVEL; from the coding sequence ATGAAAAGAATAGAAAAAGTCCAGGAGCTTTTGAAAAAGCATAAACTTGACGCTTTTGTATTTAGTTCACAGGCTAACGTTTTCTATCTCTCTGGCTTTAGGTCAAGCCATGCCTATGTGGTCATTACAAGGGACTCTTATCATCTTTTGACCGATGGCAGGTATTACGAGAAAGCCAGGTCTACTCTAAAAGACTGGGATGTGGTGCTCATTAAAGAAAATGCCATAAGGGTTATAAAAAACTTCCTAAAAAGACTAAAAGTTTCCAAGGTGGGCTATGAAGAGGATAGGGTGAGTTGTGAGTTTAGGAAGGCTCTAAAGGGTAGCTTTATATGGAAGGGCGTTTCGGGCATTCTAAAGGAAATGAGGGCTATAAAGGATGAGGAAGAGCTAAGGGTAATGAAGGAAGGGGTGAAAATTAGCGACAAGATATACGAAAGGCTTTTGCATGAGCTAAGAGAAGGAATGACTGAGCTTGAGGTAAGGTCTTGGCTTGTGGGGGAGTTTTTCAAAGCGGGGGCAAGTGGTGAGAGCTTTCCTGCCATAGTGGCAAGTGGTAGGGGTTCTGCTATACCCCACTACGAGACCTCTCAGAAGACTATAAAACACGGTGAGCCAATTCTCATAGACATGGGGCTTTTGTGGAAAGGCTATTGCACGGACTTCACAAGAACAATCTTTTTGGGAAAGGCGGATAGCGAGTTTAAGAAGGTTTACACTGTGGTAAGAGATGCTCATCTCCTTGCACTTGAGAAGATAAAAGTAGGAAGGACACTGGGAGAGATTGACAAGACCGCAAGGGAACACATAAGAAAGAAGGGCTTTGGCAAGTTCTTCAACCATTCTCTTGGACACGGTGTGGGCGTTGAAATACATGAATATCCAAGGGTTTATTACAAGGGCAAAGACAAGGATGTGAAGATAGAAGAGGGGATGGTTTTTACTGTAGAGCCGGGCATATACCTTCCTGGAAAGTTTGGCGTAAGGCTTGAGAATATAGTGGTTGTAAAGGGCGGATATGCAGAGCCCTTATCGGAAATCCCTCTTGACTTGGTGGAGCTGTGA